One window of the Triticum dicoccoides isolate Atlit2015 ecotype Zavitan chromosome 3B, WEW_v2.0, whole genome shotgun sequence genome contains the following:
- the LOC119275261 gene encoding O-fucosyltransferase 1-like — translation MRRGLSSETSLRRHRARARLWVAVAALVTGTIWLWSSSSVVLFGTHRVQDFVVDELWRTADSNGWRASSAPRTYWPPPPTESESNGYLRVRCNGGLSQQRSAICNAVVAARIMNATLVLPELDANSFWHDESGFVDMYDVPHFIKTLKYDVRIVMSVPKITAHGKSKKLRAYKIEPPRDAPVTWYRTTALEKLRKYGAIYLTPFSHRLAEEIDDPELQRLRCRVNYHALQFKPNIMKTSSDIVNKLRSEGHFMSIHLRFELDMLAYAGCIDIFTPKEQEILLKYREENFANKTLVYKKRRLIGKCPLTPEEVGLIIRAMGFNNTTRIYLASGKLFGGERFMKPFKAMFPRLENNSMVGSGKLEEDNRGLARSAVDYMVCLLSDIFMPTYDGPSNFANNLMGHRLYYGFRTTITPNRKALAPIFMDMEEGRASGYEERIRQVMFNTHFGAPHKRIHPESFYTNSWPECFCQMKAGNQADRCPPDNVNDVLESQFQNKEDVEAEATDQTDSTS, via the exons ATGCGCAG GGGCCTCAGCAGCGAGACGTCGCTGCGCCGGCACCGCGCACGGGCGCGGCTGTGGGTCGCCGTCGCGGCGCTGGTTACCGGCACCATCTGGCTCTGGTCCTCCTCCTCCGTTGTCCTCTTCGGCACCCACAGGGTCCAG GATTTTGTTGTAGATGAGTTGTGGAGAACTGCAGATTCAAATGGTTGGAGAGCATCTTCTGCACCACGCACCTATTGGCCTC CCCCACCAACTGAATCCGAGAGCAATGGGTACTTGCGTGTCCGGTGCAATGGCGGCTTGTCCCAACAACGAAGTGCA ATATGTAATGCTGTTGTTGCAGCACGAATCATGAATGCTACACTAGTGCTGCCAGAGTTAGATGCAAATTCATTCTGGCATGATGAGAG TGGTTTTGTAGATATGTATGATGTTCCCCACTTCATCAAGACATTGAAATATGATGTTCGAATTGTTATGAGTGTTCCAAAAATCACTGCGCATGGGAAGTCCAAGAAGCTCAGAGCTTATAAG ATTGAACCACCTAGAGATGCACCAGTTACTTGGTACAGGACAACTGCTCTGGAGAAGTTGAGGAAGTATGGTGCGATATATTTAACTCCATTTTCACACCGTTTGGCAGAAGAAATTGATGATCCAGAGCTCCAGAGGTTGAGATGCAGGGTGAATTATCACGCACTACAGTTTAAGCCAAATATCATGAAAACAAGCAGTGATATAGTGAATAAGCTCCGTTCAGAAGGCCATTTCATGTCGATTCATCTTCGGTTTGAGCTGGATATGCTTGCATATGCCGG ATGCATCGACATATTCACACCTAAAGAACAGGAAATCCTGTTGAAGTATCGGGAAGAAAATTTTGCAAATAAGACCCTTGTCTACAAGAAAAGAAGGCTTATTGGAAAGTGCCCTTTAACTCCAGAAGAG GTAGGTCTTATCATTCGTGCTATGGGATTTAATAACACAACAAGGATTTACCTTGCTTCTGGCAAGCTCTTTGGTGGGGAACGCTTCATGAAGCCATTCAAGGCTATGTTTCCACGTCTAGAAAACAATAGTATGGTTGGAAGTGGAAAGCTGGAAGAGGATAACAGAGGGCTAGCAAGGTCAGCAGTTGACTACATGGTCTGTCTCCTGTCGGACATTTTTATGCCCACGTATGATGGCCCGAGCAACTTTGCAAACAATCTCATGGGTCATCGCCTATACTATGGTTTCCGAACCACAATCACGCCAAACAGGAAGGCCCTCGCTCCGATATTCATGGACATGGAGGAAGGGCGTGCATCTGGATATGAGGAGAGGATCAGGCAGGTCATGTTCAACACCCATTTTGGCGCCCCCCACAAGCGCATCCATCCAGAGTCTTTCTACACAAACTCATGGCCAGAGTGCTTCTGCCAGATGAAAGCTGGGAATCAAGCTGACCGGTGCCCACCCGACAATGTAAATGATGTCCTTGAAAGTCAGTTCCAGAATAAAGAGGATGTAGAAGCGGAAGCTACTGATCAAACTGACTCCACCAGCTAA